TGGATATAAATATTACAAGCAAAATTATCCAATTTTTATGGTTAAATTTAGTTGGCGCTTTCTGCAAATAAGGCATATTATATTTCTTGTAACAGCACAGATTCCGGTAAACGTTGATTCTTTGACTGTGCATTCACATCTATCTATGGTTTGAGCAAAATTCTCGCCCTTACCTCGAGGTAAACTGCCAAGTGTTGGGAATGTTCATGCTGACTACTCTAACGTGAGGGCAATTTCTGATATTGACAATTGACAAACTATGTAGTAGCGGCTTTAATCATGGGTGAAAAGGTGTTAGCGTCCCGGCAAAGAGAGTGGCTAACACCAGTAGCTAAACTATAGGGATAAAAAGATCATGCCACAAAATACTGAATACAAAGATTCGGCTGAGACAATTGGGACAGTAACTTATAAAAAGCGGCTGAATTCTTGGGCGATCGCGCGTTTACATCCTGAGAATCAAAAAAGTGTGATTGCGAGATTTCGCAGTCGTTCCGATGCGGATGGACATATGCAGCTATTACAGCAAATGAATCCAGATGCGGAATTCCTCTTAATTTATGATTTTCAGTAATTGTTCATTCTTCCAGAGTCATAGGTGCTGCATCTAACTCTCCACTGAGTAAACTTGCGTCATCTTTCCTGTCTTCCCTGGGGAAAATTTGGTGTTCACGAATTTCCACACCAGCTTCTACTAGACATTGTTCCCATCCATCCCTTGTACCAATCTGACTTTTGTTTTCCAGTAAACCTAAATCTACTTCCTGTTGTGTGAGTTGGAAAAACTCCTGATAGTGAGGATAACTAGGAGTCACAAAAGTTTCCTTGCGGTGCAATATCGGAGGATTCCGGTGATTTTTGTACCTGCGGCGCATAATTTCTCTCGTTTTCAGGTCTATACTGATACTTTCCTGTAATGCAGGATGGGCATCAGTATCAAAATCAGGATAGAAGAGATAGGAAATCCGTGATTCCTCGGTACTAAATTTGATTAAAGTCGCACCATCAACCCGCCCAATTGTGCGACTTCCGCAACTTTCATAGATGCGTAACAAGGGGTCAAGTTCTTGCAAGGCAGATGTATGAATATACAAAGCACCACGGGTGCGTTTACCAATTTTACTTTTGTCGCAGGTTTTTGCTACCACCCCCGGTGTACCCAGACTAAACAGCTTTTGATCGGCTATTTCGCAAGCTTCTTCATAATTGGCAAAAAATGCCTTAATGTCATGGCGCATTTCCATGGGTAATTGGGAAAATCTGGGGCGATGCTCAAAATGAGTCAGAGCCAGATAAACTATAGTATCTAAAGACCGACGGTAGGCGATCGCGTCCCATTCTGCCTCATCTGTAGCTTGTAGTACCACCGCAAAGGCTCGTCGCATAGTACCAAATTCTCGTAGTAAATCAGCTTCCTCTTCTAGTTCTCCTTTCACTGGCAACCGTCCACGACGAGTATAAAAATTCATCAATGGGCGTAATATTTCCGAGTAGTCCGCAAACCGTTTCACCGGGATACGAATACGCGGTGTGACTGCATTTGAGCAGAAACGTTGTGCCTTAAAAGCCTCCTGTTGCTCCCCATGGCGAAAGACAAAATAAATGCCTAAAGCTACAGGTACAGCATCTACTTGTAAAGTCTGATCAATATATTTTTTCAGTTCTTCCTGCTCATAATATTTCTGAAATGTGTTGTGACTCGTCACCACCCCATCCCCATAGGGGAGTAAGTTGCGAGTCGGTGCTTTCAGTAATACTTGCGCTGCTACAATTAAAACTTGCCGTGTTAAATCCCAAGCTCGAATCAAAGCTTGCTGTCGCTCTTCAGGATTTTCAATCACATTCAGAACATAGCCAAGATTCACCACATCTGCGGCGACAACTGGAACATCAGGATAGTAGTAAGGATCCCAACCGATACTTGCGGCTGCCACTGCTGCCACACGTTGTACATCTCCACCATGTCCGCAACCATAGTCAAAAAATGTGGTATCTTTACCAATCACAGCATAATCGATTGCCAATCGCACTGGACGGGAAATGTCAGTCCGAAACATGGCAGCTCGATGACGTTCAATTTCTAAATAGCTCTCAGACATTAGAGCGTTTGTAATTGCGAGAAAATCTAACTAAATTGTTATCGGCAATCAATCCCTAATAATATCTTTCAATCTTTTGTCCCTAGGGCAATCAAATCTTCAATTTTCTTGATATTTGGATCTCCTGCCAGGTAGCTAATGCCACGATGTAAATGTAAATTGAATTGCTCTGCCAGGGTTTGTTTATCTGTCTGCAAACCGTCATCATGACAGCGTTGTCTCAAAGCTAATACCAGTATATCGGATAGCTCTCCACCAAAAACCCGCCAAGTGATTTCCACATTGCTATCTAGTTTAATGGGTATAGGAGTCGGAGGTGTGACTTCCGCCAGAGAGCGACAAAATGCCCAACGACATAAAATATTCCACTGCTCAATTTTTGTGAGTCGCTTCAGCTTGATTAACTGGTCTTTGGCTGTTTGAGAAAGTTTGATACGCTCTAGGGGGGGTTCCATGGGAAAGTTTATACTAATTCAAAATTCAAAACTTAGAAAGCCAGACATCACAAGGGTTTAGGAATGTACATCTGTCCTAGGGGGAAAGGTTAAGGGAAATATTACCCATTACCCATCGTCCATTGCTAAATCACTAAAAACAATAGGACTGGAAATTCCAGTCCCGTGAATCATTTTATCGAAGTTCTTAAAATAATTGGGTTTACTTACGCGGTTTGCGCAATTTCTGCTTTTTCCGTCGTTTTTCTGTTGTTGCTACGGCATGATCTACCGGATAACCTACCACTGGAATGACTTGAAACTTGCGCTCCTCTTCCAATTGTTTTAATTCGGTGTAATCAACCCAGTGAATACAATCAACAGGACAAGTATCAATCGCTTCTTGAATGATTTCTTCCCCATCGCCATCTTGACGAATAACGCGCGATCGCCCATAATCCGGCTCAATATAAAAAGTATTCCGAGCTACGTGAGCGCAGTGTTTACAACCAATACAGGTGATTTCATCCACATACACGCCCTTCTGACGCAGGAAACCGCCTAATTCTGGTTCTAAACCTGAACGTTCGGAATCATCCCTCAAGAAACCACCCAACTCCGGTGCTAAACCAGAAGGGTTATCTTCCTGTTCTGGTGACGGAAGAAAGTCAGACATTACGCACTCCAGCGCTGTACAACTAAGCGAATTGAACCATCTTCATGATTCTGCTGTTCTGCAACTTGAAACCCTGCCCGTGTTGACTCTTTGACCACGGTATGGTATGCATAACGCTGGGTGACTTGGCGCAAAAAGCCTTCTACTGATAAATTTTGTTGCCAATACTGCAAATCAGCGACTAATTCGTACTCTTTACCGTTCCATTTAAAGCCGACATCGTAGCCATTATCTTGCTCGATAGTCACTTCTGCGGCATGGGTTTGTCCTCGATAACCACGTACTTCCCGTGGTCCCTGCTTCCAATCTACACCTAGGTCGGAAAGAGCGTCTTTCAAAGATTCAAGGTTACGGATCTGGGTCTTAATTTGGCTAAAATGTGACATGGTGGTTATACAAAAACTACACAGTATTTGAACAATGTCTGAAAACTTACCAGTCGCTGAAAGCTGTTTGTGTGTTTGCCACGCCAGATTGCTGTTGTACCTTGGCAGCGAAGAACTCTGAAGTTGGCTCCTGTGTCATTACTTGCCCTAACTGGGCTTCAATTGCGGCTGTAACCTCCGCGCAGGAAGCTCCTATAATGCCAGTAACTTTCTCTTGTACCCGACCATCTGGATAGATGATGAATTCTAGTGTCTCCATGGGCTGTACCAACCGTGAATAGTACGCTGTAAATGTACTGCTCTAGCAAAAGGCTACAAAAATATAGCTTTCAGGATTAGCATTTTCCCTTAGCTACAAACTTGCCATTTGTTAACTAATGTTCCATTACTCAAAATATATATCTCAGAATCTTTACAAAAATTATCTTTTTTATTAGGCAGCACATCTGTTATCTGTAAGTTTCTCTTAACCTAATCCATAAGTCAAGGTCAGGTTTTTCCGTGATGGGATGGCAAGAAAATCTGCCAAAATCCATGAAAGCTAAGACTCAGAAGCTTTTTAAGCCTATTTGTCTAGTAAAATTATTGAAACTCTTTATCATTACTATTGGCAGTAAATTTATTAAGTAAGTATTAAGTCTGTGGGGGGAATGCAGAAATACGGATTTTTTGTCTACTTCGTCATCTTCAGCTTCCACCGACAACACCGCTTTGCAAGTGGACGTGAAAGGGATTTTTAAGCTAAAGTTGTAATGAGTTTGTTTTAGCATCAGCTAGTAAAAACCCCATTGTTGACCCATCAAACAAGTCTCTTTTGTGGTCTGTGACGTTCGTAACAGGCAAAGTCTCAGTCCAGATGCAAATATAGATACAGGTAATGAATGCGTAGATATATAAAATAATAAATAAACATTCAAAAGCAAAAATTACTTCAGCACTTAACAAACATTCATATGCAAACGCAGGAAATATCCACCAAACCGATTCGCTCTTTAGAAGATGCCCTTGATAGGTGTCAGAATCTGGGTATGCGTGTCAGTCGCCAACGTCGTTTCATTTTAGAATTGTTATGGCAGGCAAATGAGCATCTCTCTGCTAGGGAAATTTATGATCGCCTGAATTTAGATGGTAAGGCGATCGGTCACACTTCTGTGTATCAAAATTTAGAAGCTTTATCGACCCAGGGTATTATTGAGTGTATTGAGCGTTGCGATGGACGTTTATACGGTAATATCAGTGATTCCCACAGTCATGTTAACTGTATTGATACCAATCAGATTCTAGATGTGCATATCGAGTTACCGGAAGATTTAATCAAATATGTGGAATCACAGACTGGTGTGAGAATCACTGACTATAGTATTAATTTTTACGGTTATAAACAAAAGCCCTAACTTATCCGAAGACAGTTTCATCATCAGCGTAGTCACTGGTGGCAGATTCAGCTTCTGCGTCTATACCTATGTCTGATGATGCTTCCCCTTCAACACTCTCCATGATTCCCATACCTTGTGTGTTTACCCAAGTGAGGGCATTATCTGTATTCTCTGGTAAGTTGCGTTCAGAGGGTTGAGATAATAGCTGTTTGATGGTTTGATATTGCTCAAGGTCAAAAATTGCCCCATTGAGGATAGTAGTTTCGCGGTTTTTGTCATCAATGATGACTTGAAACAGGCAGGCATTGGTTAAATTAGTTGTATTCAGATTCGCTTCTGCTAAATTAGCATAACTGAGATTGGCACCACTTAAGTTAGCTTGATGTAGGTTAGCTCCGCGCAGATTCACCCCTACTAAGTTGGCATTTATTAACTGAGCTTTTTCTAGGTTTGCTCCTACCAAATTAGTATCACGTAAATCAGCATTAGTTAAATTGCTGTGTTGCAGATTTGCGTAATTGAGGGCAACTTGGGATAAAGAGATTTTAGGCAGTTGTAGATAACTTAAGCATTGGTAAAGGGTTTGGCTGACAGAGTTTTGATTGGGAAAAATCAAGATTTTTGTTATCAGAATAGATAAGGCTTGGGGATGGAACTCTGTCACTTTCTCTGGCATACCACAGGGATAAAAGGGTTGCTTGATTTGCTGATGAATCACACAGAGTATCATAAAGACATTGAGACCAACTGCGGCGTTGATTTGCTCAATATTTAAAGAATTTCTCTGACTCTGAAAACTACGCCAAGCATTATGTGCCATCCCTTCATCTAGCCAGCGACTACGGCAATGGGCATACCAAAATGGTAAGAGTTGCTGAGAGAGTAATTGCAACAAGGATGGAGAATTTTTTTCTTGATATAACCCTTCGGTAATTAATGCCAGAATTTGTGGACTCAGAACTCCATAACCCAATAAATTATATAATCTTTGAGCAAATTCCCCTGGAGCATCTATGAGAAAAACCTCTTCACTATAGGAATTAAAACGTAGTTGAGTCAGCTGCTTGAGGTGATGAATAATAGCTTGGGCGCAGAGATATTCTCCTAAGAGAGCGTGGGCAAATTCTGTTTTGATTAACTCATTTTTTGTCCTTACTTGATGTCTGGGAAAAATATGGCTTACCTGCTCAAATACCAGGGAGCGGAAATAGAAAGGTGGAAGAGATGTTCCTTCAGCAACCTGAATACTATGGGTATGACTCTGTAGTATTGCCAAAGCAACTGCTTGCATTTGGGTGAAAATTTCTTGGGGGTGTTGGTTTTGGAGTAAATTGGCGATCGCCTCTGGTGTACGGTGAATGTGACTACAACCAGGACGCATTAACATAGTACTGGCTCCTCCAGTTTGGGGATATCCCAATAACCAACGGGTTAATCTTTGGTAAATTTCCCACAACAGTGCAGCAGAAGACTGATGTTGTCGAGCTAGTACGATCTGGAAAATTTCCTCATCTAACAAACCGTCACGATGTAAGACACCCAAGAAAAATAGCATTAATGGTTGTCGTACTAAGGTAGATATTTGCGGAAAACGGGAATTAGCTAAAAATATTCCCCCTTGCTTGAGGAATAAAAAAAAGTTTTGTGCTATTGAAATAGATTGGATTTTTGTCCACTGTTGAAACCAGTTTTTCAGTTCATCTGGTTCTAGGGGTTGGATAGTTATACGTCTGACTGGTAAAGAAATTTCGGCACAAATGGCATTTAAATCACCCAAACGACTGGTAATCAGAATTTTGTGACGCAACTGAGACTGTAAAGCTTGTAATTGCTGCAAGAATACAACCTTTGCCCGTTCCCCGTAACCACTGGGTGGCAATTCATCCCAACCATCCAGGATTAAAATACAAGGAGGGTGATCGAGTTCCAGCCAAGTAGCTAAGTCAGTCAAGCTACTACCTGTAAATGCCGAGTTAAGAGTATCTGTTAAACTACTGCCATACGTAATATCTCTGAGGCGAATATATATTGGCATCCAATGGGGGTATAGATGTTGGGCAATATGTGCTGCCCAAGTCTGGCAAAAAGAGGTTTTACCATAACCTGCTGCCGACTCAATCACCGCGATCGCCTTCTCGTCCTGTTGCTGCACCCATGTGATTAAATCTACTGCGGTATTCTGCGCCTCCTCTGGTACTCCCCGTAATGGGATATAGATATCTTTCAGAGCAAAATATTCTGTAAATAGGGGTTCTGACTGACTAGTAAGTAAACTTGCTCGGTAACGCTCCCGACAGAGAAAAATTTTATCTGCGGTAGGGGTATTCACAGATGTACTGGAATTGCCCATTCCAACTTTCCCGACAGCAGTACTGCTAACATCCCGCACCGCTAAACCGACAAATTTTTGTAACTGCGCTAAAGGTGCAGCATTTTCGGCGATGACTGCCAATAAATGCCCATATAAGGAATGATTCAAACGCTGGGTAATTAATTTTGCTTCCCCTTCCTCCGCACCGTTGGCAATAAACCAAGCGACAGCAGCATTATTGATTTGTTGTACAAGTAAGGAATTGCTGACTTGAGACAAAGCTTGCTCTGCCTGGGTATCAGTAATTTTACTAGGTGATAGAGTTTTTAAAAATGCTTGTAATTGCACGTCGGATAGGGGTCGCACAGATGCGGGGGAAAAAACCATTGCCCGATCCAACCAAACTCTGTGCAAACTCAACTCTTGCTCTAGAACTTGACGCAAACCACGCAGGTAGGCGATTTGGAAAGCTAACCAAGTCCCTTCATTGCGCTTTAGGGGCTTCTTATGGCTAAAACTGCGCAATAAACCTGCCGTCAGTTCGGCGATCGCCATCATCTCCGGTTCCACAGCACCAAGAGGTAATTCCAATACCTCAACCAAAGGACAGACATCAAAGGGAATCAGACTCTTCACTTCCATGTCTTGAGCGATACGAAAGGCAACCCCGGCTATTTGTCCTGGGGAAAATGCTTGAATTTGAGAAGCTTCGATGTGATTTTCTGTAAGCCAATGACGAATACTCAGGTTCATTTAATTACACAGTCAATCTGTCCACCGCACTTATCATTTATACTGCCAAAATTGGTTATTGTATGGAAGATATGCAAAATTTCTAGGAACAATATAGGCATAGACAGAGGAAAATACTTGTAATTTCTCATTTTTGATTCTATGAGCGATCGCCCTCTTAAGGTACTTTTAATGGAGCAAGATGCAATTTTTCGTCTTGGTTTTAAAGTAGCCTTGGAAAGATTCTCTGATATCCAAGTCGTATCAGAGGCAGAAAACCAAACTAGAACCCTAGAAATCCTCGCAGAACTATTTCAACAAGATTCCCCAGCAATCAACCTGATTGTCCTGGAATTAGGATTCCTGACTCAATCTGCTGGGTTACAATTTTGCCGTCAACTGACAGAACAGTATCCCCAGCTACCCGTCCTCCTTTTGAGTTCCTTACAAGACCAGAAGTTTTTAGAAAACATCAAAAATACTGGTATTGCTGGATACTGCCCTAAGGGTACACCAGTATCTAATTTAGTGACTATTATGCGATCGCTACTGGTGGGTGGTAGTTATTGGTTTATTCCTCAGATAGAATCTTCCCTTCCTGCCAAAAAAAATCTAGGAATTAGTCAATTTTTGACAAACCTCGGTTTATCTGGAGATTCCCAAATCAATGAAAATTTGCAGAGAGTCTCCACTCAATTACAGCAACCGGGATTATCGTTACTGGAAAAGGCAATTCTTGCAGGACAAAGAAGAGAACTTCTCACTTCCCGTTGGTTGGTAAATCATCTTTTTCCCCCATCCCCTGGGGATACAGGAAATACCCCCTCCTCTCCTGGCAATTCATCAGAAATTACTCTGCCACCCCATCCCCCAATTGATAACTCTGCGTTGCTGAGTCCCCGGGGTTTACAAGCTCAGATATTCACATCATGCATTCATAAATTACAGTTTTCTCTAGAAAATCTCAGCGATATTGCTTTAGAAATTGATATCTTACGAGAAGATAAAAAAAGAGAATTACTTTATATTATTATTCAGAAATTCACTGACAGCTTAGATGCTTTACGTGATGCAAATATGACATCTGCGGAAGTATCAACAATGCACATCAAGGTACTAACGGATATTTGGCAATCAACAATCACGGAATTTTTTGGCAAATTTGCGCAAATTAAAATTAATCAGCAAAATATTGCCATTACTCCTATCCTGCTGCAAAGTCAATCTACTGTTCAAGAATCGATTTTACTGCGAATTCCTTTTTTACTTGAACTCTATAATTACTTATTATTTCAGGAAGCACTGAGAATTGATAATGCTATTTATCCACCATATAGCTTAGAAGCTCAAGAATATGCAGAAATCATTCTCGAAAATTTCTTAATTCAAACGGCAAATTCTGTCATCCAACCTCTCTTAAACTATTTAGCAGATGTAGAAGAAATTAAATATAATTTCTATGACCGTCGCTTAATTTCCACAAGAGAAATTGAAAAGTTTCGCAATAACCTCTCTTGGAAATATCGCATACGCGATTATATTGATGAACCGAGGTCAATTTTTGAAAGTCGTTATGATATATTTGTCTTTTCCTTTCGAGGGATTGCCAAAACTGCCATCTATGCACCTCGAAACCAAGAACTATTATCCCTATCAGGTATTCCTTTAATTGTGACCTTAGGTTTAGAATTTGGGGACGCGATCGCCCCCCGATTAAAATCCCTCCTATCCTTGCTAGGTAACGGTGTCGTCTTCCTACTTACCCAAGTTGTGGGACGGGGTTTAGGGTTAATTGTCCGGGGAATCCTGCAAGGAATGGGGAATGTTTCATTTCTAGATCGCAAGAAGTAACTGTAGGGATGCGATACATCGCATCTCTCGAAATTATACCAATTCACGCAAGTGCTGATACAAATAAAGCAGGTTCTTCATTAAATGTTATGCCAAACTATTAGTTAAACATCAAAATTTGCTTTTAAATATCGCTCGTGAAGAGGCCTTTTTTAGCCAAGAAATCCGTCAACTTTTTTATGGGCAAGGAAAACAAACTTATCGGATTTTTTTACGCTTCTTGATGACCAGCCTCTTCCTACTGTGAGAATTTTACACACTCGTCATGGGTCATAACAGATAATTGGCGAGCCGGAGGTAGAAGATTCATCATTGTGGTATAATTATCTGTAACTCGATTTAATGAATTCGTTATGAAAATCCAACAAATTATCGAGCGTGAAGGTATCGTTCATAGCGACCCGGAAATTATGAGCGGAGTCCCTGTATTTGTTGGTACACGGGTTCCCCTACAAACTTTTTTCGATTACCTAGAAGGTGAATCAGGTTTAGCTGAGTTTCTTGAAGATTTTCCTCATTTAAAAACAGCAGCATTACAAGTTTTGGAAACTATAGCGAAAGCTATGTTAGTAGAGCAGGAGCGTGAAACTAGTGCTGATTCTGCTTGATGAAAATCTACTCAGTAAAAAGTTGAAAAAACCTTTTCTAGATACAGGATATACCGTACAAAACGTCGAGGATATGGGCTGGCGAGGGACAAAAGATAGGGAGCTTTTAGCGATGGCAAATGCTTTCCCATTTGATGTTTTCATTACATCTGATAAAAACTTGCCATATCAGCAAAATTTGCGAAATCTAGCGTTGCGGGTTGTGGTAATCAATGCCAGTAGCACCCGTCCCGATCGCCTACTACCTTTAGTAATACAAATTATCCCTCTGTTACCATCTTTAGTTCCTGGCTCCATCACCTTGATTGATGATGCGGGTAATGTAACCCCTTTTAATCCAAGCAATACATGACTTTTCTAAATCAACAGATTGAAGGGCGATCGCTTACGCAGATTTATCAGTTCGCGGAACAATAAGTGCGATCGCAAATTCACAAACTGATGCCAATTATCTGAACAATTACCTACTAGTCTTACTACATCACCATACACAGGGTAAGCGCATCTAATTTTGTAGTTCTTGATACAGACAAAAAGCTTAAAAGTCTAATTGAATATCAATTTTTCATTGAAAATAGGATAAATTACCGTAAATGGCTGAAAAACATGGTTCAAATGGCTTTTTATGTTTTTAAACCATACAAAAACTAAAATATCAATCCCACGCTTTGGTCTAGCGTAGTAATTTTGAGCTTATTTGTGCCTTATGATGAACCCCAAAACTACCGTGTCGATAGGGTTTGAGATGCACTTACCCTAGGTAAAGAAAATAAAGGGAGAGGAGCATCCACACTCCTTTTTCTCTCCCCCTATTAAAAATCAATATAGTAATCCGATATCTCCTATTCCCGATTACCTAAACCATACAAGCCATAAAATCAGCACGTAACTGTTTTTCATTCAAATTACGACCAATAAATACTAGCTCGTTTTTGCGGGTTTCATCCTCTTTCCAAGGGCGATCAGGTTTACCTTCAAATATCATATGTACACCTTGGAAAACATAACGGTCTTCTTCCCCATCAATATGTAAAATACCCTTCATCCGGAAAATATCTGGACCTTGAACTCGCAATAATTCTGATATCCAACTATTTAACTTATTACCATCCAAGGCTCCAGATTCCACAATTGCTATGGAATAAACAGTTTCATCATGTTCGTGATCATGAGCGTGTTCATCCAAAAAATCGGGTTCAATTTCCAGGGTTCGCTCTAAATCAAAAGCTTTCACACCCAATAGTGCATCCATTCCTAATTCGGAATTGCGAGTGCGATAAACTTTTGCCATCGCATTCATTCCCCGAATCCGTCTTTCTAATTCTTCTAGGATTTCTGGAGCCACTAAATCGATTTTATTTAACAAAATTACATCGGCAAAGGCAATTTGTTCCTGTGCTTCATCGGATTCCCAATGTTGCCAAATATGTTTAGCATCTACCACCGTGACAACTGCATCTAGCTCTAATTGCTCACGCATATCCTCATCGACAAAAAATGTCTGAATTACGGGAGCAGGGTCAGCTAAACCCGTAGTTTCAATCACTAAATGGTCAAATTTATTGCGACGTTTCATTAAATTGCCGATAATTCGCATTAAATCGCCTCTGACTGTACAGCAAATACAGCCATTATTCATTTCAAAAATTTCTTCATCAGCATCAATTACTAGCTGATTATCTATTCCCACTTCCCCAAATTCATTGACAATGACAGCAACCTTTTTGCCATGCTCATAGGTAAGAATATGATTGAGCAAAGTTGTTTTTCCTGCTCCCAGATAACCAGTCAGAACCGTAACGGGAATTGTCTGAGATATTGTGCTATTAACCATATTTGAGATTCCTTAGGAAAAATAATTTACAGGATTTGCTAAATGCTCACATTCTCAGATTTTCAAGTAGTAGAAACTGTTCTCAGAAAAGGCAAAATAGCATTAGCTACCCTTTCTGGATATTCTTCGTGCATTCCTAATGTACCGGGAAGAATTATACTCTCTACCCCTGGTAAATCAGCAAATGCGTCCATTTCCGCACGGGATTTTGGGGGTGCAGATTCCGGAATAATTACAAGTAATGGTAACGATAAATTCTTACCTAGGGCTAAAAATTCATCTCGACTTTCCACTGGATCGAGAGTTCCTGTGACAAAGGATGCTGGAGCAAATCTGGCGCCGGATTTTTGTGTATTTTGCCACTTATGTTGGATAAACTGGGGTGTGAGCTTGCTTTTATCCACATAGACATGACGACCATACATCCAGGAGAGAAAAGCAGGTAAGGTATTGAGTTTATAAAGCAATTGTCCCAAAATGGGCGATCGCACTAATTCCCTCACAAAACCTGCTATCTCTGTACTTGCTCCCATTGTCCGTAGGGGACCTCGCCAGGTTGGCGCTACTAAAACTATCTGTGAAAATACTGATGGATTTTGCTGTGCCAGCTTTAAAACGTATCCCGCACTGTGACCAGCAGCAATGATACCTATGGGAGTCTTGAAAGTATTAGTAACAAAATTGACAATAAACTCTTGATAAAAATCAGGATTGTAATTGACATAGGGACGAGCAGAATCACCAAAACCGGGAAAATCGGCGATCGTCACCTGAAAATTGCCAGATAAAAGTTTGCCGAGGGTAGCTACTTCTTCTCGCATCGAAACTGTGCTAAAAGCTGGAAGTAATAATAACGGCATTCCTTGACCTAGGGTTTCATAAATGACGGTGATTTGTTGATTTTGCCACTGCCACTGGTATTGTTGAATCTCACCACCTAAATTATTCATTGTCACCCCTTACCTAACATTCTTCACACTCCAATGCCTTTTTCTGCATGGTTTTAAAGATATTGTAGAAACCGTTGGCACGGGAGGGAGTTAAACTCATGTTTAAACCCGTTTCTTGGATAAAATCAGGAGTGAGTTGGGTAATTTGTGCAGGAGTCAGTCCATTCAAACCTTCCATGAGTAAGCCGACTAAGCCTTTTGTCAGCTGAGAATCGGAGTCACCTTGATAAATTACCCGATCTTCCTCCAAATGAGCGGTAACATACACCTGGGAAACGCAACCTGGTACTTTGTTTTCCGGTGTTTTATCTACTTCTGGGAAGTCTTTTAACTTCTGACCATACCAAATTAACTGTTCGTAGCGACTTTTTTGGTCTGTGGCACGTTGGAAGCGTTTAACAATTTTTGCTAGGTTCGCTGGTAGGGAATCTATCGTAG
The Calothrix sp. 336/3 DNA segment above includes these coding regions:
- a CDS encoding alpha/beta fold hydrolase, with product MNNLGGEIQQYQWQWQNQQITVIYETLGQGMPLLLLPAFSTVSMREEVATLGKLLSGNFQVTIADFPGFGDSARPYVNYNPDFYQEFIVNFVTNTFKTPIGIIAAGHSAGYVLKLAQQNPSVFSQIVLVAPTWRGPLRTMGASTEIAGFVRELVRSPILGQLLYKLNTLPAFLSWMYGRHVYVDKSKLTPQFIQHKWQNTQKSGARFAPASFVTGTLDPVESRDEFLALGKNLSLPLLVIIPESAPPKSRAEMDAFADLPGVESIILPGTLGMHEEYPERVANAILPFLRTVSTT
- a CDS encoding SufE family protein; translated protein: MTSTIDSLPANLAKIVKRFQRATDQKSRYEQLIWYGQKLKDFPEVDKTPENKVPGCVSQVYVTAHLEEDRVIYQGDSDSQLTKGLVGLLMEGLNGLTPAQITQLTPDFIQETGLNMSLTPSRANGFYNIFKTMQKKALECEEC